A DNA window from Borrelia hispanica CRI contains the following coding sequences:
- a CDS encoding DUF603 domain-containing protein, giving the protein MNKVKKSFDDYIVYFNEGKLSDAQISKEMGVSRANVCKMRRRWESRESNNLEEHPKVTISEETLNNVLIRASEHSAQSSSIKSQLHMARNRLGLEFIDSFNNYLDLELKSYN; this is encoded by the coding sequence TGTGTATTTTAATGAAGGGAAGCTTAGTGATGCACAGATTAGTAAAGAGATGGGCGTAAGTCGTGCTAATGTATGTAAAATGAGACGTAGATGGGAGTCTAGAGAAAGCAATAATTTAGAAGAACATCCAAAAGTAACAATTAGCGAAGAAACTCTAAATAATGTGTTGATTCGTGCATCAGAGCATAGTGCACAATCGAGTAGTATTAAAAGCCAGCTTCATATGGCTAGAAATAGATTGGGATTAGAATTTATTGATTCATTTAATAATTATTTAGATTTGGAACTTAAATCATACAATTAA